From the Choloepus didactylus isolate mChoDid1 chromosome 22, mChoDid1.pri, whole genome shotgun sequence genome, one window contains:
- the LOC119518700 gene encoding 60S ribosomal protein L39-like: MASFSLHLPSLWVFTMPHKTFRIKRFLAKKQKQNRPIPQWIRMKTGNKIRYNSNGRHWRRMKLGL; the protein is encoded by the coding sequence atggcctctttctctcttcatttgCCATCATTGTGGGTTTTCACCATGcctcataagacttttagaatcAAACGATTCCTggccaagaaacaaaaacagaatcgTCCCATTCCTCAATGGATTCGAATGAAAACTGGCAATAAAATCAGGTACAACTCCAACGGGAGACACTGGAGAAGAATGAAACTGGGTCTGTGA